Proteins from one Burkholderia oklahomensis C6786 genomic window:
- a CDS encoding autotransporter assembly complex protein TamA yields MAGRAPRQHAFSRAARGASSRAPGWRAFARRGLRVLLAGCAAALAAPAFAKYAVEIDAPRSVKSLLKQHLDIARFAKREDLSEDQFEFLVTATPQQVRELAATAGYFSPVVRTDVRTTGGERRVTVSVEPGAQTVVSAVDLTFDGPVASEDPKQETATRLAFSLKPGDAFTQSGWDDAKNAALKQLQSRRYLGAKITASEARVDPRTREARLAVTLDSGPTFTIGELDVSGVRRYPEKIVHNVNPLSAGEIYDAKRIAELQRQLQNTPYYASVAIDVSDDVARPLDTPVHVKVSEYQYNSVRGGIGYATDTGPHIQGSYTYLDTFGAAWPLSVSGRIDQIQQYGQVQLSMPPGPRAWTNSILASYTNTNVSDTRIYSARVGAQRTRAGQFIDYTYSLMFYQDRLDQNGAGPTTSRALVPQWAWTRRNVDDPLFPRSGNLIHAEAGFAVKGVLTDQTFIRGYARGQQYVPIGKRDLFVFRAELGGVFTSGSSSGVPASLLFRAGGSNSVRGYGYQSIGNSVDGSVLPTKYLVTGTAEYQHWFNRDWGAATFFDIGTATDAWGEKVFYPGVGAGVRWRSPVGPVNFDLAYGLKNKSVRPYLTLGIAF; encoded by the coding sequence TTGGCAGGGCGGGCACCACGACAGCATGCTTTTTCGCGCGCCGCGCGCGGCGCGTCGAGCCGGGCGCCCGGATGGCGCGCGTTTGCGCGGCGCGGCCTGCGCGTGCTGCTCGCCGGCTGCGCGGCCGCGCTCGCGGCGCCCGCGTTCGCGAAGTACGCGGTCGAGATCGACGCGCCGCGCTCGGTCAAGAGCCTGCTCAAGCAGCACCTCGACATCGCCCGCTTCGCGAAGCGCGAAGACCTGAGCGAAGACCAGTTCGAATTCCTCGTGACCGCGACGCCGCAGCAGGTGCGCGAGCTCGCCGCGACGGCCGGCTATTTCTCGCCCGTCGTGCGCACCGACGTGCGCACGACGGGCGGCGAGCGCCGCGTGACGGTGTCGGTCGAGCCGGGCGCGCAGACCGTCGTGTCGGCCGTCGATCTGACGTTCGACGGCCCGGTCGCGAGCGAGGACCCGAAGCAGGAGACGGCGACGCGCCTCGCGTTCTCGCTCAAGCCGGGCGACGCGTTCACGCAGTCCGGCTGGGACGACGCGAAGAACGCGGCGCTCAAGCAATTGCAGTCGCGCCGCTATCTCGGCGCGAAGATCACCGCGTCGGAGGCGCGCGTCGATCCGCGCACGCGCGAAGCGAGGCTCGCGGTGACGCTCGACAGCGGGCCGACGTTTACGATCGGCGAGCTCGACGTGTCCGGCGTGCGCCGCTATCCGGAGAAGATCGTGCACAACGTGAATCCGCTGTCCGCCGGCGAGATTTACGATGCGAAGCGCATCGCCGAATTGCAGCGCCAGTTGCAGAACACGCCGTACTACGCGAGCGTCGCGATCGACGTATCGGACGACGTCGCGCGGCCGCTCGACACGCCCGTGCACGTGAAGGTCAGCGAGTATCAGTACAACAGCGTGCGCGGCGGGATCGGCTACGCGACCGACACGGGGCCGCACATCCAGGGTTCGTACACGTATCTCGACACGTTCGGCGCCGCGTGGCCGCTGTCGGTGTCGGGGCGGATCGACCAGATCCAGCAGTACGGGCAGGTCCAGCTTTCGATGCCGCCCGGCCCGCGCGCGTGGACCAACAGCATCCTCGCGTCGTACACGAACACGAACGTGTCGGACACGCGGATCTACAGCGCGCGCGTCGGCGCGCAGCGCACGCGCGCCGGCCAGTTCATCGACTATACGTACTCGCTGATGTTCTATCAGGACCGGCTCGACCAGAACGGCGCCGGCCCGACGACGAGCCGCGCGCTCGTCCCGCAATGGGCGTGGACGCGCCGCAACGTCGACGATCCGCTGTTCCCGCGCTCGGGCAACCTGATCCATGCGGAAGCCGGCTTCGCGGTGAAGGGCGTGCTGACCGACCAGACGTTCATTCGCGGCTACGCGCGCGGCCAGCAATACGTGCCGATCGGCAAGCGCGATCTCTTCGTGTTTCGCGCGGAGCTGGGCGGCGTGTTCACGAGCGGCAGCTCGTCGGGCGTGCCGGCGTCGCTCCTCTTCCGCGCGGGCGGCTCGAACTCGGTGCGCGGCTACGGCTATCAGAGCATCGGCAATTCGGTCGACGGCTCGGTGCTGCCGACCAAGTACCTCGTGACGGGCACGGCCGAATACCAGCACTGGTTCAATCGCGACTGGGGCGCGGCGACCTTCTTCGACATCGGCACGGCGACCGACGCGTGGGGCGAGAAGGTGTTCTATCCGGGCGTGGGCGCCGGCGTGCGCTGGCGCAGCCCGGTCGGCCCGGTCAATTTCGATCTCGCTTACGGCTTGAAGAACAAGAGCGTGCGTCCGTATCTGACGCTCGGCATCGCATTCTGA
- a CDS encoding DUF3460 family protein, translating into MPYQSDITQFLNQLKQQKPALEEEQRKGRSLLWDKQPIDLEERDTQQQSRVRQTPYVYYQNF; encoded by the coding sequence ATGCCGTACCAGTCCGACATCACGCAATTCCTGAACCAGTTGAAGCAGCAAAAGCCGGCGCTCGAAGAAGAACAGCGCAAGGGCCGCTCGCTGCTGTGGGACAAGCAGCCGATCGATCTCGAAGAGCGCGACACGCAGCAGCAATCGCGCGTGCGCCAGACCCCGTACGTCTACTACCAGAACTTCTGA
- a CDS encoding segregation and condensation protein A, producing MSAADEASASAQPEDAIAAPSGADSTPDTVDGVAAFARLYGEPLFKLPQDLYIPPDALEIFLETFEGPLDLLLYLIRKQNFNVLDIPMADVTAQYLGYVDQIRESNLELAAEYLLMAAMLIEIKSRMLLPVKKADTGEEAEDPRAELVRRLLEYEQMKLAAQRLDQLPQLGRDFLRAEVYIEQSITPRFPDVNADDLRAAWADVLKRAKLVQHHKISREELSVREHMSLILRKLQNARFMEFADLFDTSRGVPVVVVNFIAMLELARESLVEITQAEPFAPIYVRLAYLPA from the coding sequence GTGAGCGCCGCCGACGAGGCCAGCGCCAGCGCGCAGCCCGAAGACGCGATCGCCGCGCCCTCGGGCGCGGATTCGACGCCCGACACGGTCGACGGCGTCGCGGCGTTCGCTCGCCTGTACGGCGAGCCGCTCTTCAAGCTGCCGCAGGATCTGTACATCCCGCCGGACGCGCTCGAAATCTTTCTCGAAACGTTCGAAGGCCCGCTCGATCTGCTGCTGTACCTGATCCGCAAGCAGAACTTCAACGTGCTCGACATCCCGATGGCGGACGTCACCGCGCAGTATCTCGGCTACGTCGACCAGATCCGCGAATCGAACCTGGAGCTCGCGGCCGAGTACCTGCTGATGGCCGCGATGCTCATCGAGATCAAGTCGCGGATGCTGCTGCCCGTGAAGAAGGCGGACACGGGCGAGGAAGCGGAGGATCCGCGCGCCGAGCTCGTGCGGCGCCTGCTCGAGTACGAGCAGATGAAGCTCGCCGCGCAGCGCCTCGATCAGCTCCCGCAGCTCGGCCGCGACTTCCTGCGCGCCGAGGTCTACATCGAGCAGAGCATCACGCCGCGCTTCCCCGACGTGAACGCCGACGACCTGCGCGCCGCATGGGCCGACGTGCTGAAGCGCGCGAAGCTCGTCCAGCATCACAAGATCTCGCGCGAGGAGCTGTCGGTGCGCGAGCACATGAGCCTCATCCTGCGCAAGCTGCAGAACGCGCGCTTCATGGAGTTCGCCGACCTGTTCGACACGTCGCGCGGCGTGCCCGTCGTCGTCGTCAACTTCATCGCGATGCTCGAGCTCGCGCGCGAATCGCTCGTCGAGATCACGCAGGCCGAGCCGTTCGCGCCGATCTACGTGCGGCTCGCTTATCTGCCGGCCTGA